From Cystobacter fuscus DSM 2262, one genomic window encodes:
- a CDS encoding sigma-54-dependent transcriptional regulator, whose product MSGRVLLVDDDPSMVELLQTRLTRRGFSVTSVTQPEAAVPLVMEQPFDVVLTDLNMKGMSGTQLCERVVANLPDLPVVVVTAFGSMETAVAAIRAGAYDFITKPVEMDALVHTLTRAVQHSQLKGEVVRLKKVVTESQSLGGLLGSSPPMLKVYDLLTRVADSDTTIIIHGESGTGKELVARALHDKSRRASGPFVAVNCAAMPEALLESELFGHAKGAFTDAKTARAGLFAQAHGGTLLLDEVGEMPLGLQPKLLRALQERRVRPVGGNHEVPFDVRVVAATHRDLEGMVEEQRFREDLYYRLNVVQLELPPLRARGGDCLLLAQHFIEHFAARANKRVTGLGEAVAERLMSYSWPGNVRELRNCIERAVAVTLTERLAVDDLPEKIRAYRASQVVVASLDPSELTTLEEVERRYILRVMEEVKGNKSLAAQILGLDRKTLYRKLDRFKEGTGE is encoded by the coding sequence ATGAGCGGCCGAGTCCTCCTTGTCGATGACGACCCGAGCATGGTGGAGCTGCTGCAGACGCGCCTCACCCGCCGCGGCTTCTCCGTCACCTCCGTGACCCAGCCGGAAGCGGCCGTGCCCCTGGTGATGGAGCAGCCCTTCGACGTGGTGCTCACGGACCTGAACATGAAGGGAATGAGCGGCACGCAGTTGTGCGAGCGCGTGGTGGCCAACCTGCCAGATCTCCCCGTGGTGGTGGTGACGGCCTTTGGCAGCATGGAGACGGCCGTGGCCGCCATCCGCGCCGGCGCCTACGACTTCATCACCAAGCCCGTGGAGATGGACGCACTGGTGCACACCCTCACGCGCGCCGTGCAGCACTCCCAGCTCAAGGGCGAGGTGGTCCGGCTGAAGAAGGTGGTCACCGAGTCGCAGAGCCTGGGCGGCCTGCTCGGCTCCAGCCCGCCGATGCTCAAGGTGTACGATCTCCTCACCCGTGTCGCGGACTCGGACACCACCATCATCATTCACGGCGAGAGCGGTACGGGCAAGGAGCTGGTGGCGCGGGCACTGCACGACAAGAGCCGACGCGCCTCGGGCCCCTTCGTGGCCGTCAACTGCGCGGCCATGCCCGAGGCGCTGCTGGAGAGCGAGCTGTTCGGTCACGCCAAGGGCGCCTTCACCGACGCCAAGACGGCCCGCGCGGGCCTCTTCGCCCAGGCGCACGGGGGCACGCTCCTGCTCGACGAGGTGGGGGAGATGCCCCTGGGACTCCAGCCCAAGCTGCTGCGCGCCCTCCAGGAGCGCCGGGTGCGTCCGGTGGGCGGCAACCACGAGGTGCCCTTCGACGTGCGCGTGGTGGCCGCCACCCACCGGGACCTCGAGGGCATGGTGGAGGAGCAGCGCTTCCGCGAGGACCTCTACTACCGCCTCAACGTCGTGCAGTTGGAGCTGCCGCCCCTGCGCGCGCGCGGCGGCGACTGCCTGCTGCTGGCCCAGCACTTCATCGAGCACTTCGCCGCGCGCGCGAACAAGCGCGTGACGGGCCTCGGCGAGGCCGTGGCCGAGCGGTTGATGAGCTACAGCTGGCCCGGCAACGTGCGCGAGCTGCGCAACTGCATCGAGCGCGCCGTGGCCGTCACCCTCACCGAGCGTCTCGCCGTGGACGACCTGCCGGAGAAGATCCGCGCCTACCGCGCCTCGCAGGTGGTGGTGGCGAGCCTGGACCCCTCCGAGCTGACCACGCTGGAGGAGGTCGAGCGCCGCTACATCCTGCGCGTCATGGAGGAGGTGAAGGGCAACAAGTCACTCGCGGCACAGATTCTCGGCCTGGACCGCAAGACGCTCTATCGCAAGCTCGACCGTTTCAAGGAGGGTACGGGAGAGTAG
- a CDS encoding helix-turn-helix domain-containing protein: MDKKLAKTIGEAARSARLRAQLTQADVAEMVDLVTEVYGRIERGGMVPSVPTLLRLCRALRISADELLGLSGPDGALKLSEPPNEQGEKPEVRAVLRVLRQLDSGQIKLLGRLAVALKKE, translated from the coding sequence ATGGATAAGAAACTGGCGAAGACGATTGGAGAGGCCGCGCGTTCGGCCCGTCTGCGTGCGCAACTCACCCAGGCGGATGTAGCGGAGATGGTGGACCTGGTGACGGAGGTGTACGGACGAATCGAGCGCGGCGGCATGGTGCCGAGCGTGCCGACGTTGTTGAGGCTGTGCCGGGCGCTGCGGATCTCCGCGGACGAGTTGCTGGGGCTATCGGGTCCCGACGGAGCGCTCAAGCTGAGCGAGCCACCCAACGAGCAGGGCGAGAAGCCCGAGGTGAGGGCAGTGCTCAGGGTGCTGCGCCAGTTGGACTCCGGGCAGATCAAGCTTCTGGGGCGGCTCGCGGTGGCCCTCAAGAAGGAGTAG
- a CDS encoding thioredoxin family protein has translation MRLPIFCLLAVGVWGCATERGASVSESPAAHASAALPFIENDYPRALAEARARGLPLFVDTWAPWCHTCRSMRAYVFTDAALARHAGRFVWLEVDTDLPSSAAFLEKYPVEFWPTFFILDPKEEKALVRFAGSATVAQLEKLFEDGERAYRGEAQGPEALLARGDALYGEGKSAEAADVLAQALAEAPADWSRRGRALESLLVAQHGAKRHEACARAALAELPRVPPSASWANAAGLGLSCALQVPPETPGAKELIAALEEKGRQALSPDLAMPVDDRSGVYELLVEARKHAGDEAGAKALAGQWLSFLEGEAARAPTPDARSVFDSHRMSAALVLGEPMRAVPAIEQSERDLPNDYNPPARLANLYRRLNRLDDALAASTRALAKVQGGRRLRVLSERAEIHLARGERDEAARTLEDALAYAKSLSAVQASPRTVASLEKKLAEVKGQRAP, from the coding sequence ATGAGACTGCCCATCTTCTGTTTGCTCGCCGTGGGGGTATGGGGGTGCGCCACGGAGCGAGGCGCGTCCGTGTCCGAGTCGCCCGCCGCGCACGCCTCAGCCGCCCTGCCGTTCATCGAGAATGATTATCCACGCGCCCTCGCGGAGGCCCGGGCGCGAGGTCTGCCCCTGTTCGTCGATACCTGGGCTCCGTGGTGTCACACCTGCCGCTCGATGCGTGCCTATGTCTTCACGGACGCGGCGCTCGCGCGGCATGCGGGCCGCTTCGTCTGGCTCGAGGTGGACACGGACCTGCCCTCCAGCGCGGCCTTCCTGGAGAAGTACCCCGTGGAGTTCTGGCCCACCTTCTTCATCCTCGATCCCAAGGAGGAGAAGGCGCTGGTGCGCTTCGCGGGCAGCGCCACCGTGGCGCAGTTGGAGAAGCTCTTCGAGGACGGGGAGCGCGCGTACCGGGGCGAGGCCCAGGGGCCCGAGGCCCTGCTCGCTCGAGGCGACGCGCTCTATGGCGAGGGCAAATCGGCCGAGGCGGCGGATGTGCTCGCCCAGGCGCTCGCCGAGGCCCCCGCGGACTGGTCCCGTCGTGGGCGCGCGTTGGAGTCGCTCCTCGTCGCGCAGCACGGGGCGAAACGTCATGAGGCGTGCGCGCGCGCGGCGCTGGCGGAATTGCCCCGGGTGCCTCCGTCGGCCTCGTGGGCGAATGCCGCGGGCCTGGGCCTGTCGTGTGCCCTCCAGGTGCCGCCGGAGACTCCGGGTGCCAAGGAGCTGATCGCCGCGCTGGAGGAGAAGGGGCGTCAGGCGCTGTCTCCGGACCTCGCGATGCCGGTGGATGACCGCTCAGGGGTGTACGAGCTGCTCGTCGAGGCGCGCAAGCACGCGGGGGATGAGGCCGGGGCGAAGGCGCTCGCCGGACAGTGGCTGTCGTTCCTCGAGGGCGAGGCCGCCCGCGCGCCCACGCCCGATGCGCGCTCCGTGTTCGACTCGCACCGCATGTCGGCGGCGTTGGTGCTGGGCGAGCCGATGCGCGCGGTGCCGGCCATCGAGCAGAGCGAGCGGGATCTCCCCAACGACTACAACCCGCCCGCGCGCCTGGCCAACCTCTACCGGCGGCTGAACCGGCTGGACGACGCGCTGGCCGCCAGCACCCGGGCCCTGGCGAAGGTGCAGGGAGGCCGGCGGCTGCGGGTGCTCTCGGAGCGGGCGGAGATCCACCTCGCCCGGGGAGAGCGCGACGAGGCGGCCCGCACGCTGGAGGACGCGCTCGCCTATGCGAAGTCGCTCTCCGCGGTGCAGGCCTCGCCGCGCACGGTGGCCTCGCTGGAGAAGAAGCTGGCGGAGGTGAAGGGGCAGCGCGCGCCGTAG
- a CDS encoding dienelactone hydrolase family protein translates to MIQSQCVFPSGPLVAFPPVCPLTVPSGARSRAGRADTRALFSASSTDHRSGHMTKQAKLTTADGAEVAGYLKAAEGSASRGAVILIHEFWGLTDQVRGVADRLAREGFTVFAQDLYGGKVTKDPAEATKLMNALDMKRSAQEISRAAEALRHRAPGTKVAVLGFCMGGALTLAAAATDGHLAAAVPFYGIPPESAADVKKIRCPVQGHFANHDDWCSPDRVNALEKTLKGAGVSTELHRYDASHAFCNEQRPEVYSPKNAELAWKRSVEFLHAHLG, encoded by the coding sequence TTGATTCAAAGCCAGTGTGTTTTCCCCTCGGGCCCTCTTGTCGCCTTCCCCCCGGTTTGCCCGTTGACAGTCCCGAGCGGTGCCCGCTCACGCGCCGGGCGGGCGGACACACGGGCTTTATTCTCCGCCTCCTCCACGGACCACAGGAGCGGACACATGACGAAGCAAGCGAAGCTGACCACGGCGGATGGCGCGGAAGTCGCGGGCTACTTGAAGGCGGCCGAGGGAAGTGCCAGCCGGGGAGCGGTCATCCTCATCCACGAGTTCTGGGGCCTCACGGACCAGGTGCGCGGCGTGGCGGATCGTCTGGCGCGCGAGGGCTTCACCGTGTTCGCCCAGGACCTCTACGGAGGCAAGGTGACGAAGGATCCCGCCGAGGCCACGAAGCTGATGAACGCCCTGGACATGAAGCGGTCCGCCCAGGAGATCTCCCGCGCGGCGGAGGCCCTGCGCCATCGTGCTCCCGGCACCAAGGTGGCGGTGCTCGGCTTCTGCATGGGCGGCGCCCTGACACTCGCGGCCGCGGCGACGGATGGGCACCTCGCCGCCGCCGTCCCCTTCTATGGGATTCCCCCCGAATCGGCCGCCGACGTGAAGAAGATCCGCTGCCCGGTGCAGGGGCACTTCGCCAACCACGATGACTGGTGCTCGCCGGACCGGGTGAACGCGCTGGAGAAGACGTTGAAGGGCGCGGGCGTCTCCACCGAACTCCACCGCTACGACGCGAGCCACGCCTTCTGCAACGAGCAGCGGCCCGAGGTCTACTCGCCCAAGAACGCCGAGCTGGCCTGGAAGCGGTCCGTGGAATTCCTCCACGCCCACCTGGGCTGA
- a CDS encoding DUF1444 family protein: MTRVWRKSMLVLLGLLGLGGCAGPSRTQKSSALEEARRAEERLAEHVELQESSADGDERAERESFAQKAIAALRDEGETLPIRYDAEGFLLEIGDKDPNTVFLGNFFDEYRATPPEQRHEVLRRLTHVRSAPTMPEAFADIRPHLMPVVRGRTFFERLRLEVKGRKDLATLLSWKPLGGFLGVGIAFDGPDTLRYIGTDELRRWGISFEEALALALENLRRRSSESLEQLAPGTCQAPWQDTYAASRLLLEEVVRRCPVRGEPVVLVPHRDLLLITGSDDEDGLSRVASMSLDALLAPRAVDGRALRLTSGTWVPFMPERLSNAWKDFRQLELFTRARDYDEQTQQLDKHYQDTGEDVFVAAFTPYQDEHGRSLSYAVWQKGMTTLLPRADLIFFVDPDQGERAPPVGVARWEDVAKVTGALGAPVEGLYPERYRVRDFPTDQQLARWRADPGDLFDENER, encoded by the coding sequence ATGACGAGGGTCTGGCGGAAATCGATGCTGGTGCTCCTGGGGCTGCTGGGTCTCGGCGGATGCGCGGGGCCCTCCCGGACACAGAAGTCCTCTGCCCTCGAGGAAGCCCGGCGCGCCGAGGAACGGCTCGCGGAGCATGTGGAACTCCAGGAGTCCTCCGCCGACGGTGACGAGCGGGCGGAGCGCGAGTCCTTCGCTCAAAAGGCCATCGCGGCCCTGCGCGACGAGGGCGAGACGCTTCCCATCCGCTACGACGCCGAGGGCTTCCTGCTGGAAATTGGCGACAAGGACCCGAACACGGTGTTCCTCGGCAACTTCTTCGACGAGTACCGCGCCACGCCCCCCGAGCAGCGCCACGAGGTGCTCCGCCGCCTCACCCACGTGCGCTCGGCGCCCACGATGCCGGAAGCCTTCGCCGACATCAGACCCCACCTGATGCCCGTGGTGCGCGGCCGCACCTTCTTCGAGCGACTCCGGCTGGAGGTGAAGGGCCGGAAGGATCTCGCCACCCTCCTGTCCTGGAAGCCCCTGGGCGGATTTCTCGGCGTGGGCATCGCCTTCGATGGCCCGGACACCTTGCGCTACATCGGCACGGACGAGCTGCGGCGCTGGGGCATCTCCTTCGAGGAGGCGCTCGCGCTCGCGCTGGAGAACCTGCGCCGGCGCAGCTCCGAGTCCCTCGAACAACTCGCCCCCGGCACCTGCCAGGCGCCCTGGCAGGACACGTACGCGGCCTCGCGACTGCTGCTCGAGGAGGTGGTGCGCCGCTGCCCGGTGCGCGGAGAGCCGGTGGTGCTCGTGCCACACCGCGACCTGCTTCTCATCACGGGCTCCGACGACGAGGATGGCTTGAGCCGGGTGGCGAGCATGTCCCTGGACGCCCTGCTGGCCCCTCGCGCCGTGGATGGACGCGCCCTGCGTCTGACGTCCGGAACGTGGGTGCCCTTCATGCCCGAGCGGCTCAGCAATGCCTGGAAGGACTTCCGCCAGCTCGAGCTCTTCACCCGGGCCCGGGACTACGACGAGCAGACCCAGCAGCTCGACAAGCACTACCAGGACACGGGCGAGGACGTCTTCGTGGCCGCCTTCACGCCCTATCAGGACGAGCACGGGCGGAGCCTCAGCTACGCCGTCTGGCAGAAGGGCATGACCACCCTGCTGCCCCGCGCCGATTTGATCTTCTTCGTGGACCCCGATCAGGGAGAGCGGGCCCCCCCCGTGGGGGTCGCGCGGTGGGAGGACGTGGCGAAGGTGACCGGCGCACTGGGCGCCCCGGTCGAGGGGCTCTATCCAGAGCGCTACCGCGTCCGCGACTTCCCCACCGACCAGCAGCTCGCCCGGTGGCGTGCGGACCCGGGCGACCTCTTCGACGAGAACGAGCGCTGA
- a CDS encoding GTPase yields the protein MNDLAPLRTALESALALLPSPDHFVEEGDADTARRLHERLRRDLLPRLGGTDAPLLLVAIAGPNNVGKSTLFNALVGTPLSPARPEGGLTKQCLAAAHPDTWTGSLRDFLTRRYDIVLVAPGETAPVDQPGPAGRLYLVLADAVPRGLVVMDTPDFDSVYRDNRERAEALLVTVDVLVFVVSRQTYQNAALVDFLRTAVGHGHPYLLVYNEATREETARGHLEKLAEDVGHPALARYLAPHQPEVEAGEKPLATHPLDGGPPLSSLLGEPEHTRALKARALEASLRDARADMERLAEASTRAAREPERLRQRLRHELLGVGRAAALKAVPADVLVEAFRDELDARSAFHRYVRLPFRGLATALTFLSRQVRRSFTGPEPTAAPVPQATEDTLRDGVRRLVEGFAPEVAAWRGEAATRELLAQAFGPATLARLEEPLGVEGLHSRPEEREGLYGFCRGLVAQELHGGAREELLQTLATLVYSVPSGAAAAVTVATGGLGHDAVIWAGTLLSTPLLERFVDLLGADLRERVTQRWADSHGALLAQALEQRFFAPLLGSLDTQVAGWERTAKTLSETTSRISLTRAVVSDPSRMM from the coding sequence ATGAACGACCTCGCCCCCCTGCGCACCGCGCTCGAGTCCGCCCTCGCCCTCCTCCCCTCCCCCGATCACTTCGTCGAAGAGGGCGACGCGGACACCGCCCGCCGCCTCCATGAGCGCCTGAGGCGCGACCTGCTGCCCCGGCTGGGAGGCACGGACGCGCCCCTCCTGCTCGTGGCCATCGCCGGACCGAACAACGTGGGCAAGTCCACGCTCTTCAACGCACTGGTGGGCACGCCCCTGTCCCCGGCCCGGCCCGAGGGTGGCCTCACCAAGCAGTGCCTCGCCGCCGCCCACCCGGACACCTGGACGGGCTCGCTCCGGGACTTCCTCACGCGCCGCTACGACATCGTCCTCGTGGCGCCGGGCGAGACGGCCCCGGTGGATCAACCCGGGCCGGCGGGACGGCTCTATCTCGTCCTCGCCGACGCCGTGCCCCGAGGCCTCGTGGTGATGGACACGCCGGACTTCGACAGCGTCTACCGCGACAACCGCGAGCGCGCCGAGGCCCTGCTGGTCACCGTGGACGTGCTCGTCTTCGTCGTCAGCCGGCAGACGTACCAGAACGCCGCCCTGGTGGACTTCCTGCGCACGGCGGTGGGCCACGGGCACCCCTATCTCCTCGTCTACAACGAGGCCACTCGCGAGGAGACGGCCCGGGGCCACCTGGAGAAGCTGGCCGAGGACGTGGGCCACCCCGCCCTGGCGCGCTACCTCGCGCCCCACCAACCCGAGGTGGAGGCCGGCGAGAAGCCGCTCGCGACGCACCCGCTCGACGGCGGCCCCCCGCTGTCCTCGCTCCTGGGAGAGCCCGAGCACACCCGCGCCCTCAAGGCCCGCGCCCTGGAGGCCTCGCTCCGGGACGCGCGCGCGGACATGGAGCGGCTGGCCGAGGCCTCCACCCGGGCCGCGCGGGAGCCCGAACGGTTGCGGCAGCGGCTGCGCCACGAGCTGCTCGGAGTGGGCCGGGCCGCGGCGCTCAAGGCGGTGCCGGCGGATGTGCTGGTGGAGGCCTTCCGTGACGAGCTCGACGCGCGCAGTGCCTTCCACCGCTACGTGCGCCTGCCCTTCCGGGGCCTGGCCACGGCCCTCACGTTCCTCTCGCGCCAGGTGCGCCGCTCGTTCACCGGCCCCGAGCCCACCGCCGCCCCGGTGCCGCAGGCGACCGAGGACACCCTGCGCGATGGCGTGCGCCGGCTGGTGGAGGGCTTCGCCCCGGAGGTGGCCGCCTGGCGGGGAGAGGCCGCCACGCGCGAGCTGCTCGCCCAGGCCTTTGGTCCCGCGACCCTCGCGCGCCTGGAGGAGCCGTTGGGCGTCGAGGGGCTCCACTCGCGACCCGAGGAACGTGAGGGCCTGTACGGCTTCTGCCGTGGACTGGTGGCCCAGGAGCTCCACGGCGGCGCGCGCGAGGAGTTGCTGCAGACGCTCGCCACGCTCGTCTACTCGGTGCCCTCGGGCGCCGCCGCCGCGGTGACGGTGGCCACGGGGGGCCTCGGCCACGACGCGGTCATCTGGGCCGGCACGCTCCTGTCCACCCCGCTGCTGGAGCGTTTCGTGGACCTGCTGGGCGCGGACCTGCGCGAGCGCGTCACCCAGCGCTGGGCCGACTCCCATGGCGCCCTCCTCGCCCAGGCCCTGGAACAGCGCTTCTTCGCGCCGCTCCTGGGCTCCCTGGACACCCAGGTGGCCGGGTGGGAGCGCACCGCGAAAACCCTGTCCGAGACAACCTCGCGAATCTCCCTCACAAGAGCAGTCGTGTCAGACCCCTCCCGCATGATGTAG
- the traA gene encoding outer membrane exchange protein TraA encodes MAALVVMLLVAVGVEAHAEQLPTVVITGEPVAPSPAQDGTGLCAASRVSTNPAADFPTSNSAFNFGVNTFLDTPPDAANPNARVSLVLRTLFDLSNNNDSGLRLSYGDFENAAPGCRSGGCDFIVNDTYTSFATRLRGYFHVTSAMVGLPVHFGFYADDAVAFTIYDKQSQAYRVINRPPQLGAPTWRTTNSVTFLKDGLYAVEILYTEVTEHAALEMSVFVGTFSDFERPANQSPVVKLKDAGFALVSPVSLYQTETGRPSYPQDPNKCQQCNRQYANTSGNNGCDPSYYCNGAALCAPCDSAFFCGPSCSPCGGNTPLCVNRNGTFTCGQCTDDSQCNGLRCDPLTNQCGGCNTDAQCPSGQHCDTEQHECRECITDEHCGRGQSCTNNTCQACSTNDSCAGTSCNCCPDGLQCASPTPGAPPSCVECTNDTQCSDGKRCDTANGRCVAQVPECNTSERCGSQCAKCPTDRPYCLDGQVCVTCRTDLECGDGKFCLSGECASCTTNNRCGSRCEACPSETPICLTDGTSAGSSCVGCTEDSHCGPGGTCDPVSRTCSTPTCSVTCAEGALCNGDSCVECFVDAHCPCGGTCDTATNQCTSSCKTSNDCLGVEYCSAVTLECERGRRKPGTETQGGAPCCGATGETPPSGLALLLIAAALLMRRARGAA; translated from the coding sequence ATGGCCGCCTTGGTGGTGATGCTGCTGGTGGCTGTGGGCGTCGAGGCCCACGCCGAGCAGCTCCCCACGGTGGTCATCACCGGCGAACCCGTCGCCCCGTCGCCCGCTCAAGACGGAACTGGCTTGTGCGCCGCGTCACGGGTGTCGACGAATCCGGCCGCGGACTTCCCCACGAGTAACTCCGCCTTCAACTTCGGGGTGAACACCTTCCTGGACACCCCGCCGGACGCCGCCAATCCGAACGCGCGCGTCAGCTTGGTGCTCCGGACGTTGTTCGATCTGTCGAACAACAACGACTCCGGGTTGAGGCTGAGTTACGGCGACTTCGAGAACGCCGCCCCTGGGTGCCGCAGCGGCGGTTGTGACTTCATCGTCAACGACACCTACACCTCATTCGCGACCCGGCTCCGCGGTTACTTCCACGTCACCTCGGCCATGGTGGGTCTGCCGGTTCATTTCGGCTTCTACGCCGACGACGCGGTCGCCTTCACCATCTACGACAAACAGTCCCAGGCCTATCGGGTCATCAACCGGCCCCCGCAGCTCGGAGCGCCCACCTGGCGCACCACCAACAGCGTGACCTTCCTGAAGGACGGCCTCTACGCCGTGGAGATCCTCTACACGGAGGTCACGGAGCACGCCGCGTTGGAAATGTCGGTGTTCGTGGGAACCTTCTCCGACTTCGAACGTCCGGCGAATCAATCCCCCGTCGTCAAACTGAAGGACGCGGGCTTCGCTCTCGTCTCGCCCGTCTCGCTCTACCAGACGGAGACCGGGCGCCCGTCCTACCCGCAGGACCCCAACAAGTGCCAGCAGTGCAACCGCCAGTACGCGAACACCTCGGGCAACAACGGCTGCGACCCCAGCTACTACTGCAACGGAGCGGCCCTCTGCGCCCCCTGTGACTCGGCCTTCTTCTGTGGTCCGAGTTGCTCTCCCTGTGGCGGAAACACGCCCCTGTGCGTCAATCGCAACGGGACCTTCACCTGCGGCCAGTGCACGGATGACTCCCAGTGCAACGGCCTCCGCTGTGACCCGCTCACCAACCAGTGCGGTGGCTGCAACACCGACGCGCAGTGCCCCAGCGGTCAGCACTGCGATACCGAGCAGCACGAGTGCCGTGAGTGCATCACCGACGAGCACTGCGGCCGCGGCCAGTCCTGCACCAACAACACCTGCCAGGCCTGCTCCACCAACGACAGCTGCGCGGGCACCTCCTGCAACTGCTGCCCGGACGGTCTCCAGTGCGCGTCGCCCACCCCCGGTGCGCCCCCCTCCTGCGTCGAGTGCACCAACGACACCCAGTGCTCCGACGGCAAGCGCTGCGACACCGCCAATGGCCGCTGCGTCGCGCAGGTCCCCGAGTGCAACACCTCGGAGCGCTGCGGCTCCCAGTGCGCCAAGTGCCCCACGGATCGCCCCTACTGCCTCGACGGACAGGTCTGCGTCACCTGCCGCACGGACCTCGAGTGCGGTGACGGCAAGTTCTGCCTCAGCGGGGAGTGCGCCTCCTGCACCACCAACAACCGCTGCGGCTCGCGCTGCGAGGCCTGCCCCTCGGAGACCCCCATCTGCCTCACCGACGGCACCTCCGCTGGCAGTTCCTGCGTCGGCTGCACCGAGGACTCCCACTGCGGCCCCGGCGGCACCTGCGACCCCGTCTCGCGCACCTGCTCCACTCCCACGTGCTCGGTGACCTGCGCCGAGGGCGCCCTCTGCAATGGCGACTCCTGCGTCGAGTGCTTCGTCGACGCCCACTGCCCCTGCGGCGGCACCTGCGACACCGCCACCAACCAGTGCACCAGCTCCTGCAAGACGAGCAACGACTGCCTCGGGGTCGAGTACTGCTCGGCCGTCACCCTCGAGTGTGAGCGCGGCCGGCGCAAGCCCGGCACCGAAACCCAGGGCGGCGCTCCCTGCTGCGGCGCCACCGGCGAAACGCCCCCCAGCGGCCTCGCCCTGCTGCTCATCGCGGCCGCCCTGCTCATGCGGCGCGCCCGGGGCGCCGCATGA
- a CDS encoding metallophosphoesterase: MSTPRIEAALALATSAAHQGPRSTAPDGRARRRHFAIGDPQADITRFFAVLDRHGLLGADGQLLPDIQLISVGDHFDWGKSPERDAVATSAVRLIAWMAAHPADQAVLLLGNHDLGRVGELASFTDARFATAQVEADGIYRGGDVDEARERDFLARHPELPNVELVARDFGTFREEQRRWVDYLLRARRFRVAHAAAERMIVLHAGVTREDLHAVGLSESLHSHAASVVETLNQALDSAVSAWTRGPLHIPGLYRPGDATYGEGRGIFYHRPSLSPEDTLHRDATPRRRFDPRRLPLGLTQVVGHTRDKRCRELLVLPHDTPHDGVLRYLVTDGTTIDYRPGTPLASHPGEAVLLFTDGGMRESPLESFQLLDLDTRGPATPLPGTAPGELP; encoded by the coding sequence GTGAGCACACCCCGCATCGAGGCCGCCCTCGCCCTCGCCACTTCCGCCGCCCATCAGGGCCCCCGCTCGACGGCGCCCGATGGGCGAGCCCGCCGCCGCCACTTCGCCATCGGCGATCCCCAGGCGGACATCACCCGCTTCTTCGCCGTGCTGGATCGGCATGGACTGCTCGGCGCGGATGGCCAGCTGCTCCCCGACATCCAACTCATCTCGGTGGGGGATCACTTCGACTGGGGCAAGTCCCCCGAGCGCGACGCCGTGGCCACGAGCGCCGTCCGGCTGATCGCGTGGATGGCCGCGCACCCGGCGGATCAGGCGGTGCTGCTGCTGGGCAACCACGACCTGGGCCGAGTGGGTGAGTTGGCCAGCTTCACCGACGCGCGCTTCGCCACCGCCCAGGTGGAAGCGGACGGCATCTACCGGGGAGGAGACGTCGACGAGGCACGGGAGCGCGACTTCCTCGCCCGCCACCCCGAACTCCCCAACGTCGAGCTGGTGGCACGCGACTTCGGCACCTTCCGCGAGGAGCAACGCCGCTGGGTCGACTACCTGCTGCGCGCCCGGCGATTCCGGGTGGCCCATGCCGCCGCGGAGCGGATGATCGTTCTGCACGCGGGAGTGACTCGCGAGGATCTGCACGCGGTGGGGCTGTCCGAATCCCTCCATTCGCACGCCGCCTCCGTGGTGGAGACCCTCAACCAGGCACTCGACTCCGCCGTGTCCGCCTGGACGCGAGGACCCTTGCACATCCCCGGGCTGTACCGGCCTGGCGACGCCACGTACGGCGAGGGCCGGGGCATCTTCTACCACCGTCCAAGTCTGAGCCCCGAGGACACCCTCCACCGCGACGCCACCCCGCGCCGACGCTTCGATCCCCGCCGGCTGCCACTCGGCCTCACCCAGGTCGTGGGCCACACCCGGGACAAGCGCTGCCGGGAATTGCTCGTGCTGCCTCACGACACACCCCATGACGGCGTGCTGCGCTACCTCGTCACCGATGGCACCACCATCGACTACCGACCCGGCACACCACTTGCCTCCCACCCGGGCGAGGCCGTGCTCCTCTTCACCGATGGCGGGATGCGGGAGTCGCCGTTGGAGTCCTTCCAGCTACTCGACCTCGATACCCGGGGTCCAGCGACGCCCCTGCCGGGCACCGCGCCGGGAGAGCTCCCATGA